The Austwickia sp. genome includes a region encoding these proteins:
- a CDS encoding NADH-quinone oxidoreductase subunit D: MATASEKVHATAGAGTDESPRDHYLQAEGGDWDALAAEAIEHSDERIVVNMGPQHPSTHGVLRLILELDGETVTEARVGIGYLHTGIEKTMEYRTFTQGVTLCTRMDYLTPMFQETAYCLAIERLLGIEDQIPERATLIRVLMMECTRISSHLVCLGTGGMELGATTVMTIGFRERERLFRLIEATTGLRMNNGYIRPGGVSNDLPSNWKAIIDDQWPLLRQGVRELEDLCLENPILKGRLMDVGYLDLTGCMALGVTGPILKAAGMPYDLRKNAPYCGYETYDFEVPTWDSADAYGRLRVRFLEIWESLKIIDQVIERLEKCEGQPVMVADKKIAWPAQLSVGADGQGNSLEHIKEIMGTSMEALIHHFKIVTEGFRVPPGQAYVAVESPKGELGCHLVSDGGTRPYRAHFRDPAFNNLQSVAAMVEGGAVADTVVAVASIDPVLGGVDR; this comes from the coding sequence ATGGCTACGGCGAGCGAGAAGGTCCACGCGACCGCCGGTGCGGGCACCGACGAGAGCCCCCGCGACCACTACCTGCAGGCCGAGGGCGGCGACTGGGACGCGCTGGCGGCGGAGGCGATCGAGCACTCCGACGAGCGCATCGTCGTCAACATGGGCCCGCAGCACCCGTCGACGCACGGGGTGCTTCGGCTCATCCTGGAGCTCGACGGCGAGACCGTCACCGAGGCGCGGGTCGGCATCGGCTACCTGCACACCGGCATCGAGAAGACGATGGAATACCGCACGTTCACCCAGGGCGTGACGCTGTGCACCCGGATGGACTACCTGACGCCGATGTTCCAGGAGACGGCGTACTGCCTGGCCATCGAGCGGCTCCTCGGCATCGAGGACCAGATCCCCGAGCGGGCGACGCTGATCCGCGTCCTGATGATGGAGTGCACCCGGATCTCCAGCCACCTCGTGTGCCTCGGCACCGGCGGCATGGAGCTGGGCGCCACCACCGTCATGACGATCGGTTTCCGCGAGCGGGAGCGGCTCTTCCGGCTGATCGAGGCCACCACCGGCCTGCGGATGAACAACGGCTACATCCGCCCCGGCGGGGTCAGCAACGACCTGCCGAGCAACTGGAAGGCGATCATCGACGACCAGTGGCCGCTGCTGCGCCAGGGCGTCCGGGAGCTCGAGGACCTCTGCCTCGAGAACCCGATCCTCAAGGGCCGGCTGATGGACGTCGGCTACCTCGACCTCACCGGGTGCATGGCCCTCGGCGTGACCGGGCCGATCCTCAAGGCCGCGGGGATGCCCTACGACCTGCGCAAGAACGCGCCCTACTGCGGCTACGAGACCTACGACTTCGAGGTCCCCACCTGGGACTCCGCGGACGCCTACGGCCGCCTGCGGGTCCGCTTCCTGGAGATCTGGGAGTCCCTGAAGATCATCGACCAGGTGATCGAGCGCCTCGAGAAGTGCGAGGGGCAGCCGGTCATGGTCGCGGACAAGAAGATCGCCTGGCCGGCGCAGCTGTCCGTGGGCGCCGACGGCCAGGGGAACAGCCTGGAGCACATCAAGGAGATCATGGGCACCTCGATGGAGGCCCTGATCCACCACTTCAAGATCGTCACCGAGGGCTTCCGGGTCCCGCCGGGTCAGGCGTACGTCGCGGTCGAGTCCCCGAAGGGCGAACTCGGCTGCCACCTCGTCAGCGACGGCGGCACCCGGCCCTACCGGGCGCACTTCCGCGACCCGGCCTTCAACAACCTGCAGTCCGTCGCGGCCATGGTCGAGGGCGGCGCGGTCGCCGACACGGTCGTCGCGGTGGCCTCGATCGACCCCGTCCTGGGAGGTGTGGACCGCTGA
- the nuoE gene encoding NADH-quinone oxidoreductase subunit NuoE: MAHGHQPNYGSQPNVASEPYAEDVLAALRIDAAQVVGRYPDKRSALLPLLHLVQSIDGYVSTRGIEFCAETTGLTPAEVSGVATFYTQYKRHPNGSYTVGVCTNTLCAIMGGDAIWDAVSAHLGIGHDETTPDGKITLERVECNAGCDYAPVVMANWEFFDNQSPESTIALVDALRADQAVAPTRGAATVATFKEVSRVLAGFPDGRATEGDTAGVATLVGLKYAKERGWSAPAAEASSGAPRISTSTQAAATPASTPEKTVGSQDTPSNAPADKPGTGTAPAADGKAQ; this comes from the coding sequence ATGGCACACGGTCACCAGCCGAACTACGGCAGCCAGCCGAATGTCGCGTCCGAACCGTACGCCGAGGACGTGCTGGCCGCCCTGCGGATCGACGCGGCCCAGGTCGTCGGGCGTTACCCCGACAAACGCTCGGCCCTGCTCCCGCTGCTGCACCTGGTGCAGAGCATCGACGGCTACGTGAGCACCCGCGGCATCGAGTTCTGCGCCGAGACGACGGGCCTCACCCCCGCCGAGGTCAGCGGCGTCGCGACGTTCTACACCCAGTACAAGCGGCACCCCAACGGCTCGTACACCGTCGGCGTCTGCACCAACACGCTGTGCGCGATCATGGGCGGCGACGCCATCTGGGACGCGGTCAGCGCCCACCTCGGCATCGGGCACGACGAGACCACGCCCGACGGCAAGATCACGCTCGAGCGCGTGGAGTGCAACGCCGGCTGCGACTACGCGCCAGTCGTGATGGCGAACTGGGAGTTCTTCGACAACCAGTCCCCGGAGTCGACGATCGCGCTGGTGGACGCGCTGCGCGCGGACCAGGCCGTCGCGCCGACTCGCGGCGCCGCCACCGTAGCCACGTTCAAGGAGGTCAGCCGGGTCCTCGCGGGGTTCCCCGATGGGCGGGCCACCGAGGGCGACACGGCCGGGGTGGCCACCCTGGTGGGGCTCAAGTACGCCAAGGAGCGCGGTTGGTCTGCCCCCGCGGCCGAGGCCAGCAGCGGCGCACCCCGGATCAGCACGAGCACGCAGGCGGCCGCCACCCCGGCGAGCACGCCGGAGAAGACCGTCGGCAGCCAGGACACCCCGTCCAACGCCCCGGCCGACAAGCCCGGCACCGGCACTGCCCCGGCGGCCGACGGAAAGGCGCAGTGA
- the nuoF gene encoding NADH-quinone oxidoreductase subunit NuoF, with protein sequence MTQLTPILSRFWDEPQSYTLATYERFDGYQALRKAIRIDRKDLVQQAKDSGLRGRGGAGFPTGMKWGFLPPDDGNPRYLVVNADESEPGTCKDVPVMFNAPHLLIEGMIITSYAIRCNHAFIYLRGEVVHVYRRLMNAVAEAYNAGYLGKDILGTGFDLDITVHAGAGAYICGEETALLDSLEGRRGQPRLKPPFPAVAGLYARPTVVNNVETIAQVAPIFLHGSDWFASMGTEKSKGVGLFSLSGHVERPGQYEAPYGVTMRELLEMAGGVRNGQRLKFWTPGGSSTPIFTEEHLDVPLDYESVAAAGSMLGTRALQVFDETVSVVRAVSRWIEFYAHESCGKCTPCREGNWWMRQVLQRLVDGKGEEGDVDKLLDVAGQILGRSFCALGDAAATPVQSGIKHFREEFEKGYHTPAAELFPPAASVLFAKESVSR encoded by the coding sequence ATGACGCAGCTCACGCCGATCCTGTCGCGGTTCTGGGACGAGCCGCAGTCCTACACCCTCGCGACGTACGAGCGGTTCGACGGCTACCAGGCCCTGCGCAAGGCGATCCGCATCGACCGCAAGGACCTCGTCCAGCAGGCCAAGGACTCCGGGCTGCGCGGTCGTGGCGGCGCTGGCTTCCCCACCGGCATGAAGTGGGGCTTCCTGCCGCCGGACGACGGCAACCCGCGCTACCTCGTGGTCAATGCCGACGAGTCCGAGCCCGGGACCTGCAAGGACGTCCCGGTGATGTTCAACGCCCCGCACCTGCTCATCGAGGGCATGATCATCACGAGCTACGCGATCCGCTGCAACCACGCCTTCATCTACCTGCGGGGCGAGGTCGTCCACGTCTACCGGCGCCTCATGAACGCCGTGGCCGAGGCCTACAACGCGGGCTACCTCGGCAAGGACATCCTCGGCACCGGCTTCGACCTGGACATCACGGTGCACGCCGGAGCCGGCGCCTACATCTGTGGTGAGGAGACGGCGCTGCTGGACAGCCTGGAGGGCCGGCGCGGTCAGCCGCGGCTCAAGCCGCCGTTCCCGGCGGTGGCCGGCCTCTACGCCCGGCCGACCGTCGTCAACAATGTGGAGACGATCGCGCAGGTCGCGCCGATCTTCCTGCACGGCTCCGACTGGTTCGCCAGCATGGGCACCGAGAAGTCCAAGGGCGTCGGCCTGTTCAGCCTGTCCGGGCACGTCGAGCGGCCGGGGCAGTACGAGGCGCCGTACGGCGTGACGATGCGCGAGCTCCTGGAGATGGCCGGCGGGGTCCGCAACGGGCAGCGCCTGAAGTTCTGGACCCCGGGCGGGTCGAGCACGCCGATCTTCACCGAGGAACACCTCGACGTGCCGCTGGACTACGAGTCGGTGGCCGCCGCGGGCTCGATGCTCGGCACCCGCGCCCTGCAGGTCTTCGACGAGACGGTCTCGGTGGTCCGGGCCGTGTCGCGGTGGATCGAGTTCTACGCGCACGAGTCCTGCGGCAAGTGCACCCCGTGCCGCGAGGGCAACTGGTGGATGCGGCAGGTGCTGCAGCGCCTCGTCGACGGCAAGGGCGAGGAGGGCGACGTCGACAAGCTGCTCGACGTGGCCGGTCAGATCCTCGGCCGGTCGTTCTGCGCCCTCGGCGACGCCGCCGCGACGCCCGTGCAGTCGGGCATCAAACACTTCCGCGAGGAGTTCGAGAAGGGCTACCACACGCCCGCCGCCGAACTCTTCCCGCCGGCGGCGTCGGTCCTGTTCGCGAAGGAGAGCGTGTCCCGATGA
- a CDS encoding NADH-quinone oxidoreductase subunit G has product MTVQNSPASGANSVDDGGNAQLPPPVEMVTLTIDGVPVAVPKGSLVIRAAERLGVEIPRFCDHPLLDPVGACRQCLVDVATPGPDGSLRKMPKPQAACTTTVSEGMAVETQHTSEAADTAQKGVLEFLLINHPLDCPVCDKGGECPLQNQALSHGRPTSRFDDVKRTFAKPVNVSSQVLLDRERCVLCQRCTRFSDQIAGDPFIALVERGAMQQIGIYQEEPFESYFSGNTVQICPVGALTGAAYRFRSRPFDLVSTPSACEHCASGCALRVDQRRGTVLRRMAINNPEVNEEWNCDKGRWAFTYATQPNRIPTPMVRQDGELRPASWPEALAAAADGLARAQAEGGVGVLTGGRLAAEDAYAYSKFARLALGTNDIDFRARPHSAEEAQFLGALVAGTGLGDAGGVSYTDVENAAAVFLVGFEPEEESPMVFLRLRKAWRKNKTAVYGIAPYASRGLTKVGGALIQAAPGTETEVLHALRERRAELEGPASAIVEGTIFLVGERLGTVPGALSAVAMLAKTNGARIAWIPRRAGERGALEAGCLPDLLPGGRPAREPQARSDLQALWGVDHLPAPGGRDAAAIVRAAAGGQLAGLVIGGVEVSDLPDQPVVAQALERAFVVSLEVRDSIATESADVVLPVAPVAEKSGAFLNWEGRVTPFTAALATTAMGDHRVLDLLAAEMGISLNARSVDEIRAELGGLQPWSGRHLATPTADSRPVPSLAPGQAVLATWHQLLDAGRMQDGEPYLAGTAPLAVARLSAATAGLLDIVDGMAVTVSTPAGSITLPAQITPMVDHVVWLPTNSAGSRVRATLGVDAGDVVTVTKGGAA; this is encoded by the coding sequence ATGACGGTCCAGAACAGTCCGGCCTCGGGCGCCAATAGCGTCGACGACGGCGGCAACGCCCAGCTCCCGCCGCCCGTCGAGATGGTGACCCTCACCATCGACGGCGTGCCCGTGGCCGTTCCCAAGGGCTCGCTGGTGATCCGCGCGGCCGAGCGCCTCGGCGTGGAGATCCCGCGGTTCTGCGACCACCCGCTGCTGGACCCGGTCGGCGCCTGCCGGCAGTGCCTGGTCGACGTCGCCACGCCGGGCCCGGACGGGTCGCTGCGCAAGATGCCGAAGCCGCAGGCCGCGTGCACCACGACGGTGTCCGAGGGCATGGCCGTGGAGACGCAGCACACCTCCGAGGCGGCCGACACCGCCCAGAAGGGCGTGCTGGAGTTCCTCCTCATCAACCACCCGCTGGACTGCCCGGTCTGCGATAAGGGCGGCGAGTGCCCGCTGCAGAACCAGGCCCTCAGCCACGGCCGGCCGACCAGCCGGTTCGACGACGTGAAGCGCACGTTCGCCAAGCCCGTCAACGTCTCCAGCCAGGTCCTGCTCGACCGCGAGCGGTGCGTCCTGTGCCAGCGCTGCACCCGCTTCTCCGACCAGATCGCCGGCGACCCCTTCATCGCCCTGGTCGAGCGCGGCGCGATGCAGCAGATCGGCATCTACCAGGAGGAACCGTTCGAGAGCTACTTCTCCGGCAACACGGTGCAGATCTGCCCGGTGGGTGCGCTCACCGGCGCGGCGTACCGGTTCCGGTCGCGTCCGTTCGACCTGGTCAGCACGCCGAGTGCCTGCGAGCACTGCGCCAGCGGCTGCGCCCTGCGGGTCGACCAACGGCGCGGCACCGTGCTGCGCCGGATGGCGATCAACAACCCCGAGGTCAACGAGGAGTGGAACTGCGACAAGGGCCGCTGGGCGTTCACCTACGCCACGCAGCCGAACCGCATCCCCACGCCGATGGTCCGCCAGGACGGCGAGCTGCGGCCGGCGAGCTGGCCGGAGGCGCTCGCCGCGGCCGCCGACGGGCTGGCCCGCGCCCAGGCCGAGGGCGGAGTGGGCGTCCTGACCGGTGGCCGGCTGGCCGCCGAGGACGCCTATGCCTACAGCAAGTTCGCCCGGCTGGCGCTCGGCACCAATGACATCGACTTCCGCGCCCGGCCGCACTCGGCCGAGGAGGCCCAGTTCCTCGGCGCGCTCGTCGCGGGCACCGGCCTCGGCGACGCGGGCGGCGTCAGCTACACCGACGTGGAGAACGCCGCCGCGGTCTTCCTCGTGGGCTTCGAGCCCGAGGAGGAGTCGCCGATGGTGTTCCTGCGCCTGCGCAAGGCGTGGCGCAAGAACAAGACCGCGGTCTACGGCATCGCGCCGTACGCCTCGCGGGGTCTGACGAAGGTCGGCGGCGCGCTGATTCAGGCGGCGCCGGGCACGGAGACCGAGGTGCTGCACGCGCTACGCGAGCGGCGGGCCGAGCTCGAGGGTCCCGCGTCCGCGATCGTCGAGGGCACGATCTTCCTCGTGGGGGAGCGGTTGGGCACGGTGCCCGGGGCCCTGTCGGCCGTGGCCATGCTCGCCAAGACCAACGGCGCCCGCATCGCGTGGATCCCGCGCCGGGCCGGCGAGCGCGGCGCGCTGGAGGCCGGCTGCCTGCCCGACCTGCTGCCGGGTGGGCGCCCGGCCCGGGAGCCGCAGGCGCGCTCCGACCTGCAGGCGCTCTGGGGCGTCGATCACCTGCCCGCGCCGGGCGGGCGGGACGCCGCGGCGATCGTCCGCGCGGCCGCCGGCGGTCAGCTGGCCGGCCTCGTGATCGGCGGGGTCGAGGTCAGCGACCTGCCAGACCAGCCCGTCGTCGCCCAGGCGCTGGAGCGGGCGTTCGTCGTCAGCCTCGAGGTCCGCGACAGCATCGCGACCGAGTCCGCCGATGTCGTCCTTCCCGTCGCACCGGTGGCGGAGAAGTCCGGAGCCTTCCTGAACTGGGAGGGCCGCGTGACGCCCTTCACCGCGGCGCTGGCGACGACCGCGATGGGCGACCACCGGGTCCTCGACCTCCTCGCCGCCGAGATGGGCATCTCACTCAACGCCCGCTCCGTCGACGAGATCCGCGCCGAGCTCGGCGGGCTGCAGCCCTGGTCCGGGCGGCACCTGGCCACGCCCACCGCGGACTCCCGACCCGTGCCGAGCCTGGCGCCGGGCCAGGCGGTCCTCGCCACCTGGCACCAGCTCCTCGACGCCGGCCGCATGCAGGACGGCGAGCCCTATCTGGCGGGCACCGCCCCGCTGGCCGTCGCGCGCCTGTCGGCCGCGACCGCCGGGCTGCTCGACATCGTCGACGGGATGGCCGTCACGGTCTCCACGCCCGCCGGGTCGATCACCTTGCCGGCCCAGATCACGCCGATGGTCGACCACGTCGTGTGGTTGCCGACCAACTCCGCAGGGTCGCGGGTCCGCGCCACGCTCGGCGTCGACGCCGGCGATGTCGTCACGGTCACGAAGGGTGGTGCGGCATGA
- the nuoH gene encoding NADH-quinone oxidoreductase subunit NuoH, with product MSGASALSMSTVVPANIELPDFSDTPWWLSLIKAVLIFVYLMLQVVVVIWFERRVIGRMQQRPGPNRFGPWGILQEIADAFKLIWKELFIPRQADRLMYLIAPILSGAIAFISFAIIPLGGMVYVFGHHTPLQLTETPVSVLLVLAVAGIGAYGVLLAGWSSGSTYPLLGGLRSSAQVISYEIAMGLSLVAVFLYAGSMRTSDIVAAQDRVWYMFPLVVSFVVYIITMVGETNRLPFDLAEGEGELVAGFHTEYSGMRFGMFFLGEYVNMFTVAALATTLFLGGYQAPFGLHYIMDGRLSAGWLGLLWFTGKLWVFMWFFVWLRGTLPRTRYDQFMKFGWKFLIPVTLFWVLAAAFIKGAQAGFFGTWSVGPFNLVLLPILLVIMLLAWIAVSAWDRAMAERDVATIVPTEVDPFAGGYPVPPLPGQRLTESGESSTVVSGTRSGAATVPAKATTGVLTDDAADRADSEGRSERGPAQASSKTEENPK from the coding sequence ATGAGCGGCGCGAGCGCGCTGTCGATGTCGACGGTGGTCCCGGCGAACATCGAGCTCCCGGACTTCAGCGACACGCCCTGGTGGCTCTCGCTGATCAAGGCGGTGCTGATCTTCGTCTACCTGATGTTGCAGGTCGTCGTCGTGATCTGGTTCGAGCGCCGGGTCATCGGCCGGATGCAGCAGCGGCCCGGTCCCAACCGGTTCGGACCGTGGGGCATCCTGCAGGAGATCGCGGACGCCTTCAAGCTGATCTGGAAGGAACTGTTCATCCCGCGGCAGGCCGACCGGCTCATGTACCTGATCGCGCCCATCCTCTCCGGCGCCATCGCGTTCATCAGCTTCGCGATCATCCCGCTCGGCGGCATGGTCTACGTGTTCGGCCACCACACCCCGCTGCAGCTCACCGAGACCCCCGTGTCGGTCCTGCTCGTGCTGGCGGTCGCCGGCATCGGCGCGTACGGCGTCCTGCTCGCCGGGTGGTCGTCGGGCTCGACGTACCCGCTCCTCGGCGGTCTGCGCTCCTCGGCGCAGGTCATCAGCTACGAGATCGCGATGGGGCTGTCGCTGGTCGCGGTGTTCCTCTACGCGGGCTCGATGCGCACCAGCGACATCGTCGCCGCCCAGGACCGGGTCTGGTACATGTTCCCGCTGGTGGTCAGCTTCGTCGTCTACATCATCACGATGGTCGGCGAGACCAACCGTCTGCCCTTCGACCTCGCCGAGGGCGAGGGTGAGCTGGTCGCCGGGTTCCACACCGAGTATTCGGGCATGCGGTTCGGCATGTTCTTCCTCGGCGAGTACGTCAACATGTTCACGGTCGCCGCGCTGGCCACCACGCTGTTCCTCGGCGGTTACCAGGCGCCCTTCGGGCTGCACTACATCATGGACGGCCGGCTCTCTGCCGGCTGGCTGGGCCTGCTCTGGTTCACCGGCAAGCTCTGGGTGTTCATGTGGTTCTTCGTGTGGCTGCGGGGCACCCTGCCGCGCACCCGCTACGACCAGTTCATGAAGTTCGGCTGGAAGTTCCTCATCCCCGTGACCCTGTTCTGGGTGCTGGCCGCGGCCTTCATAAAGGGGGCGCAGGCGGGCTTCTTCGGCACCTGGTCGGTGGGGCCGTTCAACCTCGTCCTGCTGCCGATCCTGCTCGTCATCATGCTGCTGGCCTGGATCGCGGTCTCCGCGTGGGACCGGGCGATGGCGGAGCGCGACGTCGCGACGATCGTGCCCACCGAGGTCGATCCCTTCGCCGGCGGCTACCCCGTACCCCCGCTGCCCGGCCAACGCCTCACCGAGTCGGGGGAGTCCTCGACCGTCGTCAGCGGCACCCGCTCGGGCGCCGCCACGGTGCCCGCGAAGGCGACCACGGGCGTCCTGACGGACGACGCGGCGGACCGGGCCGACAGCGAGGGCCGTTCCGAGCGCGGACCAGCGCAAGCCAGCTCCAAGACGGAGGAGAACCCGAAGTGA
- the nuoI gene encoding NADH-quinone oxidoreductase subunit NuoI, whose amino-acid sequence MSEQNKDPQEEKPRGFFADLFAPVAGFGVSFKTQFRKVATVEYPEVKAPTAPRYHGRHQLNRHPDGLEKCVGCELCAWACPADAIFVEGADNDDTPTAQGGKGRFSPGERYGRVYQINYLRCIFCGLCIEACPTRALTMTNFYELADHTRADLIFEKHQLLAPLGDGMVQPPHPMVTGMVERDYYQGKVTKGTLEQRQYVEHRVEGEERK is encoded by the coding sequence ATGAGCGAACAGAACAAGGACCCGCAGGAGGAGAAGCCTCGCGGTTTCTTCGCCGACCTGTTCGCCCCCGTGGCCGGGTTCGGGGTCTCCTTCAAGACGCAGTTCCGCAAGGTCGCAACGGTTGAATATCCCGAGGTCAAGGCGCCCACGGCCCCTCGCTACCACGGCCGCCACCAGCTCAACCGGCACCCGGACGGCCTGGAGAAGTGCGTCGGCTGCGAGCTGTGCGCCTGGGCGTGCCCCGCGGACGCGATCTTCGTCGAGGGCGCGGACAACGACGACACCCCCACCGCTCAGGGCGGCAAAGGGCGGTTCTCCCCGGGCGAGCGCTACGGCCGCGTCTACCAGATCAACTACCTGCGCTGCATCTTCTGCGGGTTGTGCATCGAGGCCTGCCCTACCCGGGCCCTGACGATGACGAACTTCTACGAGCTGGCCGACCACACGCGTGCCGACCTCATCTTCGAGAAGCACCAACTGCTGGCGCCGCTGGGCGACGGTATGGTGCAGCCGCCGCACCCGATGGTGACCGGCATGGTGGAGCGGGACTACTACCAGGGCAAGGTCACCAAGGGCACCCTCGAACAGCGCCAGTACGTCGAGCACCGCGTGGAGGGTGAGGAGCGGAAATGA
- a CDS encoding NADH-quinone oxidoreductase subunit J, whose translation MTDASFMSTGESVFFWIVAITMVCGGLGLLFARKAVYAAMSMALVMVMLGIVYLALGADFLGIVHVFVYTGAVMMLFLFVIMLIGVEASESVVDTIKGHRWISLLFAFGLGVLLLSILGHARVVGVPGGLDAVNRDGHVAGVAGLIFGPYVWVFETTSALLITAALAAMVLAHRERLIPRPSQREWSIRRVRENRYVAGLPAPGVYARHNAVDTPALLPDGTPSELSVSRILTARRQVTGPKPFTDAVEFVDNEIEEGSQR comes from the coding sequence ATGACCGACGCATCGTTCATGTCCACCGGGGAGTCGGTGTTCTTCTGGATCGTCGCGATCACGATGGTCTGCGGCGGACTCGGCCTGCTGTTCGCCCGCAAGGCCGTCTACGCCGCGATGTCCATGGCCCTGGTCATGGTCATGCTCGGCATCGTCTACCTGGCCCTCGGCGCGGACTTCCTCGGCATCGTGCACGTGTTCGTCTACACCGGCGCCGTCATGATGCTGTTCCTCTTCGTCATCATGCTGATCGGCGTCGAGGCCAGTGAGTCCGTGGTCGACACGATCAAGGGGCACCGCTGGATCTCGCTGCTCTTCGCGTTCGGCCTCGGCGTCCTGCTGCTGTCCATCCTCGGGCACGCCCGCGTCGTCGGGGTTCCCGGCGGCCTGGACGCGGTGAACCGGGACGGCCACGTCGCTGGCGTCGCGGGCCTGATCTTCGGCCCGTACGTCTGGGTCTTCGAGACGACCAGCGCCCTGCTGATCACCGCGGCCCTGGCCGCGATGGTGCTGGCGCACCGCGAGCGCCTGATCCCGCGGCCGAGTCAGCGCGAGTGGTCGATCCGACGGGTCCGGGAGAACCGGTACGTCGCGGGCCTGCCCGCCCCGGGCGTCTACGCGCGGCACAACGCGGTCGACACGCCGGCGCTGCTGCCGGACGGAACGCCGAGCGAGCTGTCCGTCAGCCGCATCCTCACGGCGCGCCGTCAGGTCACCGGCCCCAAGCCGTTCACCGACGCGGTCGAGTTCGTCGACAACGAGATCGAGGAGGGGTCGCAGCGATGA
- the nuoK gene encoding NADH-quinone oxidoreductase subunit NuoK — protein MSVMAYVYLAAILFTIGAATVLTRRNSIVVFMGIELMLNAVNLMFVTFSRLNGTLDGQVIALIVMVVAAAEVVVGLAIIMAIYRARRSASVDDANLLKL, from the coding sequence ATGAGCGTGATGGCCTACGTCTACCTCGCGGCGATCCTCTTCACGATCGGTGCGGCCACCGTCCTCACGCGACGAAACTCGATCGTCGTGTTTATGGGCATCGAGCTCATGCTCAACGCCGTGAACCTGATGTTCGTGACGTTCTCCCGCCTCAACGGCACCCTCGACGGCCAAGTGATCGCGCTCATCGTCATGGTGGTCGCCGCCGCGGAGGTCGTGGTCGGCCTCGCGATCATCATGGCCATCTACCGTGCCCGCCGATCGGCTTCGGTCGACGACGCCAACCTGCTGAAGCTGTAA